One region of Agrobacterium tumefaciens genomic DNA includes:
- a CDS encoding segregation and condensation protein A gives MAADKSRTSTPMDKLWQDVTPERLTGEAGLVIDVAGFEGPLDLLLHLARTQKVDLSRISVLALAEQYLQFVETARRVRIELAADYLVMAAWLAFLKSKLLIPQQAKDDGPSGEEMAATLAFRLKRLEAMREAAERLVNRAQLGRDIFARGAPEHIPHINRSAYEANLYDLLSAYANLRQRQAITQVTIEKRQVWSLVEARELLNSLLGDVGEWTVLDQYLLQYVPDPAMRVTAIASAFAASLELVREGSLQIRQEGAFQPIYMRRSERDDRAPNAERTDNDA, from the coding sequence ATGGCAGCAGACAAGTCTCGCACTTCAACGCCTATGGACAAGCTCTGGCAGGATGTGACGCCGGAGCGGCTGACGGGCGAGGCCGGGCTGGTGATCGATGTCGCGGGTTTCGAAGGCCCGCTCGATCTGTTGCTACACCTTGCCCGCACGCAGAAGGTCGATCTGTCGCGCATTTCGGTGCTGGCGCTTGCCGAGCAATATCTGCAATTCGTGGAAACAGCCCGCCGCGTGCGCATCGAGCTTGCGGCCGACTATCTGGTGATGGCGGCCTGGCTTGCCTTCCTCAAGTCCAAGCTTCTCATTCCGCAGCAGGCGAAGGATGACGGCCCCTCCGGCGAAGAAATGGCCGCGACGCTGGCCTTCCGGCTGAAACGTCTGGAGGCGATGCGGGAGGCGGCTGAACGCCTCGTCAACCGCGCCCAGCTTGGCCGCGATATCTTCGCCCGTGGCGCGCCGGAGCATATTCCGCATATCAACCGCTCGGCTTACGAGGCGAACCTATACGATCTCCTGAGTGCGTATGCCAATCTGCGGCAAAGGCAGGCCATCACCCAGGTCACGATTGAAAAGCGGCAGGTCTGGTCGCTGGTGGAAGCCCGGGAGCTTCTGAACAGTCTGCTCGGGGATGTCGGCGAGTGGACGGTGCTCGACCAATATCTGCTGCAATATGTGCCTGACCCCGCGATGCGCGTGACGGCAATCGCCAGCGCTTTCGCCGCCTCGCTGGAGCTGGTGCGCGAGGGATCGCTGCAAATCCGGCAGGAGGGCGCGTTCCAGCCCATCTATATGCGCAGGAGCGAGCGAGATGACCGCGCGCCGAATGCGGAAAGGACTGATAATGACGCATGA
- a CDS encoding SPOR domain-containing protein, whose product MVEKNVAYNRDARSEGFADNDPLAELARIVGFDERPSHAGSEAAPRAGSAATRREPEFNLEDELLREFEVYDAPHADPVVLDPANDVRAGIHPSDFMQRVESVFARREPELAPADEPVFEASPASEVSQEPLPEADQAYIHNYVETSTQDIRADFRDDAGAVAEVFDVHSRQSRPAEPVVYQQAAWEEPQAVEPAQSTWHAMPELPADVSSNIAHSDQSHAPEPQTFDLADEVEIAVAEAPAPISVRPPSHGGRSSLEFSSLRLPLANFGARRDVAAGDPKRIEPRAEALPAARIEPQAEPVPAPEPVFVQAEETAPTFAPSVAEKPVETNLSPMDELIYGVAKYSIPGRGEEPVVQDAPIAQAAPIVPAARVEPPLVATAPVAAAPVKAAPVVAAPPVQEPDFGDFAGFNDDDFELALDDLDLDLDLSEIAAAEVAPAPVPQPLRQQPVAPVAVAAAAPQPVREQPAPQSRPAPVAAIPVAAPPVQPRPVAAAPQPVAPQTLESLPFDPSQIGETEEHPENITEMDVPELPVGVFEPKPVARRHEEDLDIDTELATLFAPAVAGGLDRHKHAENRAAAPQARPQAQGPEEVDEFERALEEDFRRSMQEAAASRGNAPRDAENTYVDHQAAYREEEERGGRRWIMPVAAAIGLVLVGGGVYALMSGGSSGAGSNGAPVIISADNDPMKVVPENPGGRVVPNQDKAVYDRVAGGSAADPKQPALISSNEKPVDVVQRTLIPEQLPLEGENDADMEATGTPVGETEDPRLLSPEEKASQNEGAGATGVSPRKVRTMIVKPDGTLVAQEVDAPAAQPPKADKVAELAAPQAAKPGEGAPAVIAASRVPVAPEHPQANTPAASSTPASQSAAPVPSARPSAQPSNVVATVTNQGNVRPAATAPAQPQAAQQQTAAAMPAATSAPSSGGYYIQIASLPSQAEAQKSYQNMSAKFGSVISGRGVDIKAAEIAGKGTFYRVRIPAGDKNEAVALCEKFRAAGGSCLVAR is encoded by the coding sequence ATGGTCGAAAAAAATGTCGCGTATAACCGGGACGCCCGGTCTGAAGGGTTCGCTGACAACGATCCTCTGGCAGAACTGGCGCGTATCGTCGGTTTCGATGAGCGTCCTTCGCATGCGGGTTCCGAAGCTGCGCCACGCGCCGGCTCTGCGGCAACCCGCCGCGAACCCGAATTTAATCTCGAAGACGAGTTGCTTCGAGAGTTCGAGGTTTACGATGCGCCGCATGCCGATCCGGTCGTTCTTGACCCGGCAAACGATGTGCGTGCGGGCATCCACCCCAGCGACTTCATGCAGCGCGTCGAATCGGTTTTCGCCCGGCGCGAGCCTGAGCTTGCGCCAGCGGACGAACCCGTGTTCGAGGCAAGCCCCGCATCCGAAGTGAGCCAGGAGCCACTTCCCGAGGCCGATCAGGCCTACATTCACAATTACGTCGAGACGTCGACGCAGGACATCCGCGCGGATTTCCGTGATGATGCCGGTGCGGTTGCCGAGGTGTTCGATGTGCATTCGCGCCAATCGCGCCCTGCCGAGCCGGTGGTTTACCAGCAGGCTGCATGGGAAGAGCCGCAGGCTGTCGAGCCGGCTCAAAGCACCTGGCACGCTATGCCTGAGCTTCCGGCCGATGTTTCGAGCAATATTGCGCATTCCGATCAGAGCCATGCGCCTGAGCCGCAGACTTTCGATCTTGCGGATGAGGTAGAGATCGCCGTCGCCGAAGCGCCTGCACCGATTTCCGTGCGTCCGCCTTCGCATGGTGGCCGTTCTTCGCTGGAATTTTCCAGCCTGCGTCTGCCGCTTGCCAATTTCGGCGCGCGCCGCGATGTTGCGGCAGGTGATCCCAAGCGGATCGAGCCGAGGGCCGAAGCGCTGCCTGCAGCCCGGATCGAGCCACAGGCCGAACCAGTTCCGGCGCCTGAGCCCGTCTTCGTTCAGGCGGAAGAAACTGCACCTACCTTTGCGCCTTCGGTTGCAGAAAAGCCGGTTGAAACAAATCTTTCGCCGATGGACGAGCTGATCTACGGCGTTGCGAAATATTCCATTCCCGGACGCGGCGAAGAGCCTGTCGTTCAGGATGCCCCCATCGCACAGGCTGCGCCTATCGTTCCGGCTGCAAGAGTGGAGCCGCCTTTGGTTGCCACGGCGCCGGTTGCCGCAGCCCCTGTAAAAGCAGCCCCGGTCGTAGCAGCGCCGCCCGTTCAGGAGCCGGACTTTGGGGATTTCGCAGGTTTCAACGACGATGATTTTGAGCTTGCGCTTGATGATCTCGATCTTGACCTCGACCTGTCCGAAATCGCTGCAGCGGAAGTCGCACCTGCGCCTGTTCCGCAGCCCCTTCGCCAGCAGCCGGTCGCTCCGGTAGCCGTTGCTGCCGCCGCGCCGCAGCCGGTGCGGGAACAGCCAGCACCTCAGTCGCGCCCGGCCCCGGTTGCTGCAATTCCGGTAGCCGCCCCTCCGGTTCAGCCGCGTCCGGTCGCAGCCGCACCGCAGCCGGTTGCACCACAAACGCTGGAAAGCCTGCCTTTCGATCCCTCGCAGATCGGTGAGACGGAAGAACATCCGGAAAATATTACCGAGATGGACGTGCCGGAATTGCCGGTCGGCGTTTTCGAACCCAAGCCTGTCGCCCGTCGTCACGAAGAAGACCTCGATATCGACACCGAGCTCGCAACGCTGTTTGCCCCGGCGGTTGCCGGTGGTCTTGACCGTCACAAACATGCGGAAAACCGGGCTGCTGCCCCGCAGGCGCGTCCTCAGGCACAGGGTCCGGAGGAGGTCGATGAATTTGAGCGGGCGCTGGAAGAAGATTTCCGCCGCTCCATGCAGGAGGCTGCTGCCTCGCGTGGCAATGCGCCGCGCGATGCCGAGAATACCTATGTCGACCATCAGGCGGCCTATCGCGAAGAAGAAGAACGCGGCGGTCGCCGCTGGATCATGCCGGTTGCCGCAGCAATCGGTCTGGTGCTTGTCGGTGGTGGTGTTTACGCGCTGATGTCGGGCGGTTCGTCCGGTGCGGGCTCCAATGGCGCGCCGGTCATCATTTCCGCCGATAACGACCCGATGAAGGTGGTGCCGGAAAATCCGGGTGGCCGCGTCGTGCCCAATCAGGACAAGGCGGTTTACGACCGCGTGGCCGGTGGTAGCGCTGCCGATCCGAAGCAACCGGCGCTGATCTCCAGCAACGAAAAGCCTGTCGATGTGGTCCAGCGTACGCTGATACCAGAACAGCTGCCGCTGGAAGGTGAAAACGACGCGGACATGGAAGCCACCGGCACGCCGGTTGGCGAGACTGAAGATCCGCGCCTGCTTTCGCCGGAAGAAAAGGCCAGCCAGAACGAAGGTGCCGGTGCGACGGGCGTTTCGCCGCGCAAGGTCCGCACCATGATCGTCAAGCCTGATGGTACGCTGGTTGCACAGGAAGTCGATGCGCCTGCTGCCCAGCCACCGAAGGCCGACAAGGTCGCGGAGCTTGCTGCACCGCAGGCAGCCAAGCCGGGTGAGGGCGCTCCCGCCGTCATCGCCGCTTCGCGTGTTCCGGTTGCGCCTGAACACCCGCAGGCCAATACGCCAGCCGCTTCCTCCACACCGGCCTCGCAGTCGGCTGCGCCCGTTCCTTCGGCGCGTCCGTCTGCACAGCCTTCCAATGTGGTGGCAACGGTGACCAATCAGGGCAACGTCCGTCCTGCTGCAACTGCTCCGGCCCAGCCGCAGGCTGCACAGCAGCAGACAGCCGCCGCCATGCCCGCAGCAACGAGCGCACCGTCTTCGGGTGGTTATTACATCCAGATCGCGTCCCTGCCGAGCCAGGCGGAGGCCCAGAAGTCCTACCAGAACATGTCGGCCAAGTTCGGTTCGGTCATTTCTGGTCGGGGCGTCGACATCAAGGCCGCTGAGATCGCCGGCAAGGGCACGTTCTACCGCGTCCGCATCCCGGCGGGGGACAAGAACGAAGCCGTGGCGCTGTGCGAAAAGTTCCGCGCAGCTGGCGGCAGCTGCCTGGTGGCGCGCTGA
- the tatB gene encoding Sec-independent protein translocase protein TatB: protein MFDIGWSELLVIAVVLIVVVGPKDLPPMIRAFGKTMAGLRKMAGDFRTQFDEALKEADMDDVRQTISDVRNLNPTNSLRDAMNPLRQLGKEIKSDLQKATAAPDAMSSTAAPATSEPVAPLVSVPEPEMKLPDVAPAVVPTPSASSPVTAVAAAEEKPKRARAKSVATVEAEAVAAKPKRTTRSKPAAAPVEEAAVLKPTVKAVAKKVAVRKAAAEKAVAVADAKPAKPARTKAAKPKKDEA, encoded by the coding sequence ATGTTTGATATCGGTTGGAGCGAGCTTCTGGTGATCGCGGTCGTTTTGATCGTGGTCGTCGGCCCCAAGGACTTGCCGCCCATGATCCGCGCCTTCGGTAAGACGATGGCCGGCCTTCGCAAGATGGCGGGGGATTTCCGCACGCAGTTCGACGAGGCCTTGAAAGAGGCAGACATGGACGATGTGCGGCAGACGATCTCCGATGTGCGCAATCTCAACCCGACCAACTCGCTGCGCGATGCTATGAACCCGCTTCGCCAGCTCGGCAAGGAAATCAAGTCCGATCTCCAGAAGGCGACAGCCGCTCCCGATGCGATGTCGTCGACAGCAGCACCTGCAACAAGTGAGCCGGTGGCTCCTCTTGTCAGTGTGCCGGAGCCCGAGATGAAGCTTCCGGATGTGGCGCCTGCGGTGGTTCCCACGCCTTCTGCGTCTTCGCCGGTTACTGCGGTTGCTGCTGCGGAAGAAAAGCCGAAGCGTGCGCGTGCGAAATCTGTTGCGACCGTTGAAGCCGAAGCGGTTGCCGCCAAGCCGAAGCGCACCACCCGCAGCAAGCCTGCCGCAGCGCCTGTTGAAGAAGCTGCTGTCTTGAAGCCGACCGTGAAGGCTGTCGCCAAAAAGGTTGCTGTCAGGAAAGCGGCAGCGGAGAAGGCGGTTGCCGTTGCGGATGCCAAGCCGGCCAAACCGGCAAGAACCAAGGCTGCAAAGCCCAAAAAGGATGAAGCATGA
- the argS gene encoding arginine--tRNA ligase: MNIFADFDTRIKNALETLDLVKENREKVDFSRITVESPRDLSHGDVATNAAMVLAKPLGTNPRALAELIVPALQADGDVDSVNVAGPGFINLKVSVGYWQRLLADMIGQGIDFGRSKIGAGQKINVEYVSANPTGPMHVGHCRGAVVGDTLANLLAFAGYGVTKEYYINDAGSQIDVLARSVFLRYREALGEDIGAIPSGFYPGDYLVPVGQALADEYGIKLRAMPEEKWLPIVKDKAIAAMMVMIREDLETLNVKHDVFFSERTLHEGNGGPILSAINDLTFKGHVYKGTLPPPKGELPEDWEDREQTLFRSTEVGDDMDRALMKSDGSYTYFAADVAYFKNKFDRGFSEMIYVLGADHGGYVKRLEAVARAVSEGKSKLTVLLCQLVKLYRDGEPVKMSKRSGDFVTLRDVVDEVGRDPVRFMMLYRKNSEPLDFDFAKVTEQSKDNPVFYVQYAHARCMSIFRQAQEAFPGLSLSQDDMSSSVALISDINELQLVAKLAEYPRLIESAALAHEPHRLAFYLYDLASSFHGHWNKGKDHQELRFINDKNRELSIARLGLVNAVANVLKSGLTLLGADAPDEMR, translated from the coding sequence ATGAACATTTTTGCCGATTTCGATACCAGGATCAAAAACGCGCTCGAGACTCTCGATCTCGTGAAAGAGAACCGCGAAAAGGTCGATTTCAGTCGAATTACGGTCGAATCCCCGCGCGATCTCAGCCATGGCGATGTCGCAACCAATGCCGCTATGGTTTTGGCGAAGCCGCTCGGCACCAATCCGCGGGCGCTGGCCGAACTCATCGTGCCAGCACTTCAGGCCGATGGCGATGTCGATAGCGTCAACGTCGCCGGTCCCGGCTTCATCAATCTCAAGGTCTCTGTCGGTTACTGGCAGCGTCTTCTTGCCGACATGATCGGGCAGGGCATCGATTTCGGCCGCTCGAAGATCGGCGCGGGCCAGAAGATCAACGTCGAATATGTCTCCGCCAACCCCACCGGTCCTATGCATGTCGGCCATTGCCGTGGTGCTGTCGTGGGTGACACGCTGGCGAACCTGCTCGCCTTCGCCGGTTATGGCGTGACCAAGGAATATTACATCAACGACGCCGGCTCGCAGATCGACGTGCTCGCGCGTTCGGTCTTCCTGCGTTACCGCGAGGCGCTTGGCGAAGATATCGGCGCCATTCCGTCGGGCTTCTACCCCGGTGACTATCTCGTTCCAGTCGGCCAGGCGCTGGCGGATGAATATGGCATCAAGCTGCGCGCCATGCCCGAGGAAAAGTGGCTGCCTATCGTCAAGGACAAGGCGATCGCCGCAATGATGGTGATGATCCGTGAGGATCTGGAGACGCTGAACGTCAAGCACGACGTGTTCTTCTCGGAGCGCACGCTGCATGAGGGCAATGGCGGACCCATTCTCTCGGCCATCAACGATCTCACCTTCAAGGGCCACGTCTACAAGGGCACCTTGCCGCCGCCGAAGGGCGAGTTGCCGGAAGACTGGGAAGACCGCGAGCAGACGCTGTTCCGGTCCACCGAGGTGGGTGACGACATGGACCGCGCGCTGATGAAGTCGGACGGTTCCTACACCTATTTTGCCGCCGACGTCGCCTATTTCAAGAACAAGTTCGATCGCGGTTTTTCCGAGATGATCTATGTGCTCGGCGCCGACCACGGCGGCTATGTGAAGCGGCTTGAAGCGGTTGCGCGCGCCGTCTCGGAAGGCAAGTCGAAGCTGACGGTTCTTCTGTGCCAGCTCGTGAAGCTGTATCGCGATGGCGAGCCGGTGAAGATGTCGAAACGCTCAGGCGATTTCGTCACGCTGCGCGATGTGGTGGACGAAGTAGGTCGCGATCCCGTGCGATTCATGATGCTCTATCGGAAGAATTCCGAGCCGCTGGACTTCGATTTTGCGAAAGTGACCGAACAATCGAAGGATAATCCGGTCTTTTACGTGCAATATGCGCACGCCCGTTGCATGTCCATCTTCCGTCAGGCGCAGGAAGCGTTTCCGGGTCTTTCGCTCTCGCAGGACGACATGTCGTCTTCCGTTGCTTTGATTAGCGATATCAACGAGTTGCAGCTGGTTGCAAAGCTTGCTGAGTACCCGCGCCTGATCGAATCCGCAGCCCTTGCGCACGAGCCGCACAGGCTTGCTTTTTACCTCTACGATCTCGCCAGTTCCTTCCATGGACACTGGAACAAAGGTAAAGACCATCAGGAATTACGTTTTATTAACGATAAAAACCGAGAATTGAGCATTGCCAGACTCGGGCTGGTGAATGCTGTCGCGAATGTTTTGAAGTCTGGTCTTACGCTTTTAGGAGCGGACGCGCCTGACGAGATGCGATAA
- the nagZ gene encoding beta-N-acetylhexosaminidase has product MTDCKAMILGCGGLTLSADEIALYRNERPWGFILFGRNIGDAQQITDLVASMRDAVARPDAPVLIDQEGGRVQRIKPPLLQAYPNARILGEIYERDREEGLRAAWLMSRLHAFDLMKFGINIDCLPVLDVPVEGASNVIGNRAYGYSPTMVAEMGQAAADGLKAGGMLPVMKHMPGHGRGMVDSHHELPVVDVPLDELDAHDFVPFRALNRELMAMSAHLVFNAVDRERPATTSPKVIEEIIRGRIGFDGLLMSDDSSMNALKGTLGQRAANIVAGGCDIVLHCNGVMGEMLEVVKEVPVLSGRSLERVRAVEAGFPAADASDEAELRAEFNAMWAVS; this is encoded by the coding sequence ATGACCGATTGCAAAGCTATGATCCTCGGATGCGGCGGGCTTACGCTTTCCGCTGACGAGATTGCCCTTTACCGCAATGAGCGGCCCTGGGGTTTCATCCTGTTCGGGCGCAATATCGGTGATGCGCAACAGATTACCGATCTCGTCGCCTCAATGCGCGATGCCGTCGCGCGGCCGGATGCGCCGGTTCTGATCGATCAGGAAGGCGGGCGCGTTCAGCGCATCAAGCCGCCGCTTTTGCAAGCCTATCCGAATGCCCGCATTCTTGGCGAGATATACGAGCGTGACCGCGAGGAAGGCCTGCGCGCGGCGTGGTTGATGTCGCGTCTGCATGCCTTCGATCTCATGAAATTCGGCATCAATATCGATTGCCTGCCGGTGCTCGACGTGCCGGTGGAAGGCGCCAGTAACGTCATTGGCAACCGGGCCTATGGCTACAGCCCGACCATGGTGGCGGAGATGGGGCAGGCGGCGGCTGACGGTCTCAAGGCGGGCGGCATGTTGCCTGTCATGAAACACATGCCGGGCCACGGTCGCGGCATGGTGGATTCGCACCATGAATTGCCTGTTGTCGATGTGCCGCTGGACGAGCTGGACGCCCATGATTTTGTGCCATTCCGCGCGCTGAACCGTGAATTGATGGCGATGAGCGCGCATCTGGTGTTCAATGCCGTCGATCGGGAGCGTCCGGCAACGACCTCGCCAAAGGTGATCGAGGAGATCATTCGTGGGCGAATCGGCTTTGACGGTCTGTTGATGTCCGACGACAGTTCCATGAATGCGCTGAAGGGCACGCTTGGCCAGCGTGCCGCGAATATTGTTGCGGGTGGCTGCGATATAGTCTTGCATTGCAACGGCGTGATGGGTGAAATGCTTGAGGTCGTTAAGGAGGTTCCCGTTCTTTCCGGCCGTTCGCTGGAGCGGGTGCGGGCCGTGGAAGCGGGTTTTCCCGCCGCTGATGCCTCCGACGAAGCTGAACTGAGAGCCGAATTCAACGCCATGTGGGCCGTTTCCTGA
- the tatC gene encoding twin-arginine translocase subunit TatC, translated as MSGDIEDKPQPLIEHLMELRTRLIWSLGAFFVAFIACFAVAKHLFNLLVIPYKWAVIWAGLDVAKSSLIYTAPQEFFFTQIKVAMFGAMVISFPVIASQLYKFVAPGLYKNERAAFLPFLIASPILFLIGAALVYFFFTPMVMWFFLAMQQLPVDGEVAISLMPKVSEYLSLIMTLVLSFGLVFQLPVVTTLLARVGILTSDWLREKRKFAIVMAFVVAAVLTPPDPMSQIGLALPAIILYEISIYMARLVERKRAAESKSTELEET; from the coding sequence ATGAGCGGGGACATCGAGGACAAGCCGCAGCCGCTTATCGAACATCTCATGGAGTTGCGCACGCGGCTGATCTGGTCGCTCGGCGCGTTCTTCGTCGCCTTCATCGCCTGTTTCGCCGTTGCCAAGCATCTCTTCAACCTGCTCGTCATTCCCTATAAGTGGGCGGTCATCTGGGCGGGGCTGGATGTGGCGAAATCATCGCTGATCTATACGGCGCCGCAGGAATTCTTCTTTACGCAGATCAAGGTTGCCATGTTCGGTGCCATGGTGATCTCCTTTCCGGTGATTGCCTCGCAGCTCTATAAATTCGTGGCGCCGGGCCTCTACAAGAACGAGCGCGCGGCCTTCCTGCCGTTCCTGATCGCGTCGCCGATCCTTTTCCTCATCGGCGCGGCGCTCGTCTATTTCTTCTTCACGCCCATGGTCATGTGGTTCTTCCTCGCCATGCAGCAATTGCCAGTAGATGGCGAGGTGGCGATTTCCCTGATGCCGAAGGTGTCGGAATATCTCAGCCTCATCATGACGCTGGTTTTGTCCTTCGGCCTGGTATTCCAGCTGCCTGTCGTCACCACGCTTCTGGCGCGGGTCGGGATTCTGACCAGCGACTGGCTGCGGGAAAAGCGCAAGTTCGCCATTGTCATGGCCTTCGTGGTTGCGGCCGTGCTGACGCCGCCAGACCCCATGTCCCAGATCGGTCTTGCGCTGCCTGCGATCATTCTCTACGAGATTTCCATCTACATGGCTCGACTCGTGGAGAGGAAACGTGCTGCGGAATCCAAAAGCACGGAGCTGGAAGAGACCTGA
- the scpB gene encoding SMC-Scp complex subunit ScpB, protein MTHDDETGEAAIVADGAADVVGAEPAVFSERQLKEAERIAEALVFASAEPVSVAFIAERLPRGMDVVAILHGLKAAYGERGVNLVQVGGQWAFRTAGDLSFVVHSEEKEPKKLSRAALEVLAIVAYHQPVTRAEIEEIRGVQTSRGTLDVLMEAGWVRFRGRRRTPGRPVTIGTTVEFLDHFGLEELRDLPGLEELKGAGLLSGRIPSNFGVPLPMMSDELREDEDPITQLDLEELGLLAPGGGDGDD, encoded by the coding sequence ATGACGCATGACGACGAGACCGGCGAAGCCGCCATCGTGGCAGATGGGGCGGCGGATGTGGTTGGGGCCGAGCCCGCGGTATTTTCCGAGCGTCAGCTGAAGGAAGCCGAGCGCATTGCCGAGGCGCTGGTCTTTGCCTCGGCCGAACCGGTTTCAGTTGCCTTCATTGCCGAGCGGCTGCCGCGCGGCATGGATGTCGTTGCCATACTCCACGGGCTGAAGGCCGCTTATGGCGAGCGGGGTGTCAATCTGGTGCAGGTGGGCGGGCAATGGGCGTTCCGCACGGCCGGCGATCTCTCCTTCGTCGTCCATTCTGAGGAAAAGGAACCTAAGAAGCTATCGCGTGCGGCGCTGGAGGTTCTGGCGATTGTGGCGTATCATCAGCCGGTGACACGCGCCGAAATCGAGGAAATCCGTGGCGTGCAAACCTCACGCGGTACCCTCGATGTGCTGATGGAAGCGGGTTGGGTGCGTTTCAGGGGCCGCAGGCGCACGCCGGGCAGGCCGGTGACGATCGGCACCACGGTGGAGTTTCTCGACCATTTCGGCCTTGAGGAATTGCGGGACTTGCCGGGCCTTGAGGAACTGAAGGGTGCGGGCCTGCTTTCGGGCCGTATTCCTTCCAATTTCGGCGTGCCTTTGCCGATGATGAGCGACGAATTGCGCGAAGACGAAGACCCGATCACGCAGCTCGATCTGGAAGAGTTGGGCCTGCTTGCACCTGGTGGCGGCGATGGCGACGATTGA
- a CDS encoding twin-arginine translocase TatA/TatE family subunit gives MGSFSVWHWLIVLVIVLVLFGRGKIPELMGDVAKGIKSFKKGMADEDQTPPPADVNAKTVDHKADEIK, from the coding sequence ATGGGTTCTTTTAGTGTGTGGCATTGGCTGATCGTGCTGGTGATCGTTCTCGTTCTCTTCGGACGCGGAAAGATCCCGGAACTGATGGGCGATGTCGCCAAGGGCATCAAGAGCTTCAAGAAGGGCATGGCTGACGAAGATCAGACTCCGCCGCCGGCCGATGTCAACGCGAAGACTGTTGACCACAAGGCTGACGAGATCAAGTAA
- the serS gene encoding serine--tRNA ligase codes for MHDIKWIRENPEAFDAALARRGAEPAASSLIALDEKRRSVIQSLQDMQSRRNAASKDIGAAMAQKNMELAEKLKAEVADIKENMPRAEEEDRQVTAELNDALSRLPNIPFDDVPDGKDEHDNVVTRVVGQKPGWNHEAKEHFEIGEALGYMDFERAAKLSGSRFTVLTSQLARLERALGQFMIDLHTSEHGYTEVSSPLMVRDEAMFGTGQLPKFSEDLFKTTDGRWLIPTAEVTLTNLVSGEILEQEKLPLRFTALTPSFRSEAGSAGRDTRGMLRQHQFWKCELVSITDAESAVAEHERMTACAEEVLKRLGLHFRTMTLCTGDMGFSARKTYDLEVWLPGQNTYREISSCSVCGDFQARRMNARYRGKDDKATKFVHTLNGSGTAVGRCLIAVLENYLNDDGSVTIPDVLLPYMGGLTRIEKAA; via the coding sequence ATGCACGACATTAAATGGATACGCGAAAACCCCGAAGCCTTTGATGCAGCACTTGCACGGCGCGGCGCAGAGCCTGCCGCAAGCAGCCTGATCGCTCTCGACGAAAAGCGCCGGTCCGTCATCCAGTCCCTGCAGGACATGCAGTCGCGTCGCAATGCCGCTTCCAAGGACATCGGCGCCGCCATGGCGCAGAAGAACATGGAGCTGGCGGAAAAGCTGAAAGCGGAAGTCGCCGACATCAAGGAGAACATGCCGCGCGCCGAGGAGGAGGACCGCCAGGTCACCGCCGAGCTTAACGACGCCCTGTCGCGCCTGCCAAATATACCTTTCGACGATGTTCCTGACGGTAAGGACGAACACGACAATGTGGTGACCCGCGTGGTCGGCCAGAAGCCAGGCTGGAACCATGAAGCAAAGGAGCACTTCGAGATTGGCGAAGCGCTCGGCTACATGGATTTCGAGCGGGCTGCCAAGCTTTCCGGCTCGCGCTTCACTGTGCTGACCAGCCAGCTGGCGCGTCTGGAACGGGCGCTCGGCCAGTTCATGATCGACCTGCACACCTCGGAACATGGCTACACGGAAGTCTCTTCGCCGCTGATGGTGCGCGATGAGGCGATGTTCGGCACCGGGCAATTGCCGAAGTTTTCCGAGGATCTGTTCAAGACCACGGATGGCCGCTGGTTGATCCCGACGGCGGAAGTGACGCTGACCAACCTGGTCTCCGGCGAAATTCTCGAGCAGGAAAAGCTGCCGCTACGCTTCACGGCACTTACGCCGTCCTTCCGTTCGGAAGCGGGCTCTGCCGGCCGTGACACACGCGGCATGCTGCGCCAGCACCAGTTCTGGAAATGCGAACTCGTCTCCATCACCGACGCGGAAAGTGCTGTTGCCGAGCATGAGCGCATGACGGCCTGCGCCGAAGAAGTGCTGAAGCGTCTTGGCCTGCATTTCCGCACCATGACGCTGTGCACCGGCGATATGGGTTTCAGCGCGCGCAAGACCTACGATCTGGAAGTTTGGTTGCCGGGCCAGAACACCTACCGCGAAATTTCGTCCTGCTCCGTCTGCGGCGATTTCCAGGCGCGGCGCATGAATGCGCGTTATCGCGGCAAGGACGACAAGGCGACGAAGTTCGTGCACACGCTGAACGGCTCCGGCACTGCCGTCGGCCGCTGCCTCATCGCGGTCCTCGAAAATTACCTGAACGACGACGGTTCCGTCACAATTCCAGACGTGCTGCTGCCCTATATGGGCGGTCTGACACGGATCGAGAAGGCGGCCTGA